The following proteins are co-located in the Flammeovirga kamogawensis genome:
- a CDS encoding NAD(P)H-dependent oxidoreductase, which translates to MKVVIVFNHPYEKSYCNAILEAVTEGLKEANHEVDLIHLDNDEFDPVMRAKDLKAFVTGSRNPEESYKLLDPQVKDYKNRLENAEHLIFIFPIWWELMPALTKGFIDKLIFPGIAYDFNPKGNRMMKKLNLSGVTMITTMNTPKLLYRILFGNAIKKAMLLGTFWKMGYKNRKWINLNMVKSASDEKRKTWLVDIKRKFAKKNL; encoded by the coding sequence ATGAAAGTAGTAATAGTATTTAATCACCCTTATGAGAAGAGTTATTGCAACGCGATATTAGAAGCAGTAACCGAAGGACTGAAAGAGGCTAATCATGAAGTAGACCTTATTCATTTAGATAATGATGAGTTTGACCCTGTAATGCGAGCAAAAGATTTAAAGGCCTTTGTTACAGGCTCAAGAAATCCAGAAGAATCGTATAAATTACTTGATCCACAAGTAAAAGATTATAAAAATAGATTAGAAAACGCCGAGCATTTAATTTTTATATTTCCAATTTGGTGGGAATTAATGCCTGCGTTGACTAAAGGATTTATCGATAAATTAATTTTCCCAGGAATTGCTTATGACTTTAACCCCAAAGGCAATAGAATGATGAAAAAGTTAAACCTTAGTGGTGTTACCATGATTACCACAATGAATACCCCGAAGCTTCTTTATCGTATTCTTTTTGGAAATGCAATTAAGAAGGCAATGCTACTAGGAACATTTTGGAAAATGGGTTACAAAAACCGTAAGTGGATAAACCTTAACATGGTAAAATCGGCATCTGATGAAAAGCGTAAAACATGGCTAGTAGATATTAAAAGAAAGTTTGCTAAGAAGAATTTATAA
- a CDS encoding Crp/Fnr family transcriptional regulator yields the protein MFEQLTAIIKKDPKNWEHFQNAFTEIEIPAREVVLNDGEIPSKIFFIKKGCLRQWFNKEGKDITFQFFFEGQGVASLDSFVNNTPSIFSIESIEASVLYTINKKDFDEILAILPELQDLFQKLIFRRFGNYTQLFLSRIKDSPQERYNDLLENYPEIITRVPQHYIASYLGITSVSLSRIRNRR from the coding sequence ATGTTTGAACAATTAACTGCTATTATTAAAAAAGACCCAAAGAATTGGGAGCATTTTCAAAATGCTTTTACTGAAATTGAAATTCCTGCTAGAGAAGTAGTATTGAATGATGGAGAAATTCCATCAAAAATATTTTTCATAAAAAAAGGTTGCTTACGTCAATGGTTCAATAAGGAAGGAAAGGACATCACCTTTCAGTTCTTTTTTGAAGGGCAGGGAGTTGCATCATTAGATAGTTTTGTGAATAATACACCAAGCATATTTTCAATTGAAAGTATTGAAGCATCAGTATTATACACCATCAATAAAAAAGATTTTGATGAAATACTCGCTATTCTTCCAGAGTTACAGGATTTATTTCAAAAACTGATTTTCCGAAGATTTGGGAATTACACTCAATTATTTCTTTCTAGAATTAAAGACAGTCCACAAGAACGGTATAATGATTTGCTGGAAAATTACCCAGAAATAATAACAAGAGTTCCTCAGCACTATATAGCTTCTTATCTAGGTATTACATCTGTGTCATTAAGTAGAATACGAAATAGGAGATAA
- a CDS encoding DUF4267 domain-containing protein, with amino-acid sequence MKSLPQASLVTRIISTILFLPYFYIGVKELISPAGIDITFGIPLTHDEGLSYLSVVGARNIVLSSMGIFFAITGLRFSMITVFIAMAIMAAMDCYLVTSNSSFSGMAIKHFTFVIFMLVMAAWTRYSGMRKNNQ; translated from the coding sequence ATGAAAAGTTTACCCCAAGCTTCACTCGTAACAAGAATTATCTCCACTATTCTATTTTTACCTTATTTCTACATAGGTGTAAAAGAATTAATATCACCTGCAGGTATAGATATTACATTTGGCATACCCCTAACACATGATGAAGGACTTAGTTATTTGAGTGTTGTTGGTGCTCGTAACATAGTACTTAGCTCTATGGGAATATTTTTTGCAATCACAGGGCTTCGCTTCTCAATGATAACAGTATTCATTGCCATGGCAATAATGGCAGCAATGGATTGTTACCTTGTAACTTCAAATTCAAGTTTTTCAGGAATGGCAATAAAGCATTTTACCTTTGTAATATTTATGTTGGTAATGGCTGCTTGGACTAGGTATTCCGGAATGCGAAAAAACAATCAATAA
- a CDS encoding tRNA-uridine aminocarboxypropyltransferase: MRVEIENPRIKCYTCMRPSSSCICKHTNSVPTNTRFVILMHPMEYYKEKNGTGRMTKLQLENSEIIVGVDFTDNQRVNEILTNEASSSFLLYPGKENFNLSVRTGSEINSFLGNNPHIFILDGTWPCARKMLKLSKNLQTLQRVSFDNEIKSKFILKQQPESLCLSTIESVYTVLNLLKEGEVEDCNTEEFLKPFEKMLEYQVECILNPHNNSYRPSKKNKIVTKDMYKKKTERNIIFEQKLDEDKK, from the coding sequence TTGAGAGTAGAAATAGAAAATCCAAGAATCAAATGTTACACATGCATGCGACCTTCAAGTTCATGTATTTGTAAACACACCAATTCTGTACCAACAAATACTCGTTTTGTTATTCTTATGCACCCAATGGAGTATTATAAAGAAAAAAATGGAACGGGTCGTATGACTAAGCTGCAACTTGAAAATTCAGAAATTATAGTAGGAGTTGATTTTACTGACAATCAGCGAGTAAATGAAATACTGACTAATGAAGCAAGTTCATCTTTCTTACTTTATCCAGGAAAGGAAAATTTCAACTTATCTGTAAGAACTGGCTCAGAAATAAATTCTTTTTTAGGGAACAATCCACACATCTTCATTTTAGATGGTACATGGCCTTGTGCTCGTAAAATGCTTAAGCTAAGTAAGAACTTACAAACACTACAAAGAGTTAGCTTTGATAATGAAATCAAATCAAAATTTATTCTTAAACAACAGCCTGAATCTCTTTGTCTAAGTACTATTGAGTCTGTCTACACTGTATTAAATTTACTAAAGGAAGGTGAAGTAGAGGATTGTAATACAGAAGAATTTCTTAAGCCTTTTGAAAAAATGCTTGAATATCAAGTAGAATGTATTCTAAACCCTCACAATAATTCTTATCGCCCTAGTAAAAAAAATAAGATTGTTACTAAGGATATGTATAAAAAGAAAACTGAAAGGAACATTATTTTCGAGCAAAAGTTAGATGAAGATAAAAAATAA
- a CDS encoding alpha/beta hydrolase, whose product MKNIVLSFFLLLVFNAVNAQEVIHLWEGQEKPFYKENDLKEYEEEAYGTTCVFDITEPTLTVFKAKGKNTGKAVVIIPGGGYGLVAMYHEGYDLAKALSKSGITAAVLKYRLPNPKSSDTPWLVPITDARRSLKLMRAISNKYGFKKDKVGVMGFSAGGHLATVATLWPSEDIEERPNFSAFIYGVTDLSDANKEWLENDLYYRKMTPEEIEQNTLLNFVSKDTPPAFLVHAYDDDICFIKETTLYTEKMHKVGAAVETHIFPVGGHGFGAGREVDGTNQWVDLFINWTKRLK is encoded by the coding sequence ATGAAAAATATAGTACTATCATTTTTTCTTTTATTGGTTTTCAATGCTGTAAATGCACAAGAGGTTATTCACCTTTGGGAAGGGCAAGAAAAACCTTTTTATAAAGAAAATGACTTAAAAGAATATGAGGAAGAAGCTTATGGAACAACTTGTGTTTTTGATATTACAGAGCCTACTCTAACGGTTTTTAAAGCTAAAGGAAAGAATACAGGCAAAGCAGTTGTAATCATTCCAGGAGGAGGATATGGCTTAGTAGCAATGTACCATGAAGGGTATGATTTAGCAAAAGCATTATCAAAAAGTGGAATTACTGCAGCAGTACTAAAATATAGATTGCCCAATCCAAAATCTTCTGATACACCTTGGCTAGTTCCTATTACAGATGCAAGAAGAAGCTTGAAACTAATGCGAGCAATTTCTAATAAATACGGTTTTAAGAAAGATAAAGTAGGAGTAATGGGCTTTTCTGCAGGCGGACACTTAGCAACTGTGGCAACGTTGTGGCCATCAGAAGATATTGAAGAAAGACCGAATTTTTCTGCGTTCATTTATGGTGTTACAGATTTGTCTGATGCGAATAAAGAATGGTTAGAAAATGATTTATACTACCGTAAAATGACGCCTGAAGAAATAGAACAAAATACTTTATTAAACTTTGTAAGTAAAGATACTCCACCTGCATTTTTAGTACATGCTTACGATGATGATATTTGTTTTATAAAGGAAACTACACTGTATACAGAGAAAATGCACAAAGTTGGAGCAGCAGTAGAAACCCATATTTTTCCTGTTGGAGGACATGGTTTTGGAGCTGGAAGAGAGGTTGATGGTACAAATCAATGGGTTGATTTATTTATCAATTGGACAAAACGACTAAAGTAA